CTCTCAGGGCGGATATGAAAACCCGCAAGCCCGATTCGGAAGAATACGAAGACCTCAAGCAGAAGGTTATGGAGAAAACAGCCGTTGCAGAGGCAAGAAAAAAGCACCTTCAGGAATCGCTTGTGAAAGAAAACCGCGAGATTATGGAACAGCTCTATCTTGAGATAGTGGCCGTTTCAAAAGAGGTGTGCAAAGAGAAAAATATTGAAATCCTCATAGACCGCGACCAGCTCAAACTACCCTCAAGAGATTCTCAGGAGCTTTCGGGCATAATAAAAACCCATAAAGTGATTTATTATGCGCCTCACATAGATATTACAGATGAGATAATTGAAAGGCTTGATCAACGCAGCAAATGAGTAAAAAATTTACAGCCGGCCGAATAGCCCAGGCCTTAGACGCCCAGTTTTCAGGCAGCCCTGACAAGGAATTCACCGGCATTACCAGCATAGACCTAGCTGACGAAAACAAGCTTACTTTCGCCGACGGCAAACACCTTAAGCGCCTTGCAGGCAGTTCTGCAGGCGGTGTTATTGTTCCTGAAATGCGGAAAGATATTCCGGACAAGCTCCAGTTTGCAGTCAAAGATGTCAACGAAGCCTTGATAAAGGTTCTCGAGATGTTTGCTTTAGAGCCGGCCTTTGAGCCGAAAATAGAGCCCACCGCAGCGG
This window of the Sedimentisphaera salicampi genome carries:
- a CDS encoding OmpH family outer membrane protein; this translates as MSKRLFLSILAVSAAVISLSASRVDGLDNSAPSGTAVVSIPEVIDSSEYANQLDSGLQKEKENALSELEQYKAEIDSLRADMKTRKPDSEEYEDLKQKVMEKTAVAEARKKHLQESLVKENREIMEQLYLEIVAVSKEVCKEKNIEILIDRDQLKLPSRDSQELSGIIKTHKVIYYAPHIDITDEIIERLDQRSK